Proteins co-encoded in one Arachis hypogaea cultivar Tifrunner chromosome 13, arahy.Tifrunner.gnm2.J5K5, whole genome shotgun sequence genomic window:
- the LOC112792717 gene encoding protein DOG1-like 4 yields MCSSHLSPFPFSSLKAHASTLHILALFLDTITMNNPTVIERFSEFYDNWICKLQEILKQLLHVSNQHHLLAEHDLQSLVSKVTTHLKEYYTVKWSLAREDIVIFFSPPWLTPLEKAYLWITGWKPSTAFKVLESLKKSNLFEMTEEQERKIEGLRMRMRMEEEKVEREMERQQVAMADSKIVKLAKRSGRATWKKNNNEEDYDELVQLAMKDVFGGLERIMKASDCARLKTLKGILDVLQPMQCVHFLTANITIQLRLKQWGNNCQLIHDSHAGSMQESNHKI; encoded by the coding sequence ATGTGTTCATCTCACCTCTcaccttttcctttttcttctttaaaaGCACATGCATCCACACTACATATACTCGCTCTGTTCCTTGATACTATTACTATGAATAACCCCACCGTCATTGAGAGGTTCTCTGAGTTCTATGATAATTGGATTTGTAAACTCCAAGAGATCCTCAAGCAGCTTCTTCATGTTTCTAACCAACACCACCTTTTGGCCGAACATGATCTTCAATCTCTGGTCTCCAAAGTCACAACACACTTAAAAGAATACTACACCGTCAAATGGAGTCTAGCGCGCGAGGACATTGTTATCTTTTTCTCGCCGCCTTGGCTAACACCTCTTGAAAAGGCATACCTTTGGATCACGGGATGGAAGCCTTCCACCGCCTTCAAAGTGCTGGAGTCTCTCAAGAAGAGTAACTTATTTGAGATGACAGAGGAACAGGAAAGGAAGATTGAGGGACTcaggatgaggatgaggatggaGGAGGAGAAGGTTGAGAGGGAGATGGAGAGGCAACAGGTTGCCATGGCGGATAGCAAGATCGTGAAGCTGGCTAAACGGTCTGGAAGAGCCACGTGGAAGAAGAATAATAATGAAGAAGATTATGATGAGCTGGTGCAGTTGGCGATGAAGGATGTGTTTGGGGGATTGGAGAGAATAATGAAGGCTTCTGATTGTGCGAGGTTGAAGACGTTAAAAGGGATTTTGGATGTTCTTCAACCAATGCAGTGTGTCCACTTCTTGACTGCTAATATCACTATACAACTTCGTCTCAAGCAATGGGGTAACAACTGCCAACTGATTCATGATTCTCATGCTGGATCCATGCAGGAATCCAATCATAAAATCTAA
- the LOC112792719 gene encoding cinnamyl alcohol dehydrogenase 1 isoform X2, whose product MKTFQRNSHGSSLRLVLLAFLHLICNQTYFVSLGRKSITGSFIGSMKETEEMLQFWKEKGLSSMIEIVNMDYINTAVERPEKNDVKYRFPYKNKNHRHKQLVERRD is encoded by the exons ATGAAAACTTTCCAGCGGAATAGTCATG GTTCTTCTCTTCGCCTTGTTTTGCTCGCGTTCCTGCATTTGATCTGCAACCAAACTTATTTCGTTTCATTAG GGAGGAAATCAATCACAGGAAGCTTCATTGGGAGCATGAAGGAGACAGAGGAGATGCTGCAATTCTGGAAGGAGAAGGGACTGAGTTCGATGATCGAGATTGTGAACATGGATTATATCAACACAGCAGTGGAAAGACCGGAGAAGAACGATGTGAAATACAG GTTTCCGTACAAAAACAAGAATCATAGACATAAGCAACTGGTGGAAAGACGAGATTGA
- the LOC112792719 gene encoding uncharacterized protein isoform X1, producing the protein MNNPKSLTPILTQSLQFHITDACILRFSTPTLSTPTSSSLLLVSSSSLLRRVFLLAPRFFSSPCFARVPAFDLQPNLFRFIREEINHRKLHWEHEGDRGDAAILEGEGTEFDDRDCEHGLYQHSSGKTGEERCEIQVSVQKQES; encoded by the exons ATGAATAACCCAAAATCCCTAACCCCAATCCTAACACAATCTCTCCAATTTCACATCACTGATGCGTGCATTCTGCGGTTctctactccaactctctctacTCCAACGAGTTCTTCTCTACTCCTAGTGTCGAGCTCTTCTTTGCTCCGCCGTGTTTTTCTACTTGCGCCGAG GTTCTTCTCTTCGCCTTGTTTTGCTCGCGTTCCTGCATTTGATCTGCAACCAAACTTATTTCGTTTCATTAG GGAGGAAATCAATCACAGGAAGCTTCATTGGGAGCATGAAGGAGACAGAGGAGATGCTGCAATTCTGGAAGGAGAAGGGACTGAGTTCGATGATCGAGATTGTGAACATGGATTATATCAACACAGCAGTGGAAAGACCGGAGAAGAACGATGTGAAATACAG GTTTCCGTACAAAAACAAGAATCATAG
- the LOC112792720 gene encoding CBL-interacting serine/threonine-protein kinase 12, protein MAEAVVVPNKNKESSLLLGRFEIGKLLGHGTFAKVYHARNIKTGEGVAIKVIDKEKILKSGLVSHIKREISILRRVRHPNIVQLFEVMATKSKIYFVMEYVRGGELFNKVAKGRLKEDLTRKYFQQLISAVSFCHNRGVFHRDLKPENLLLDENGDLKVSDFGLSAVSDQIRQDGLFHTFCGTPAYVAPEVLARKGYDAAKVDIWSCGVVLFVLMAGYLPFHDRNVMAMYKKIYKGEFRCPRWFSPELSRLVAKLLDTNPDRRISIPDIMENRWFKKGFKQIKFHIEDDNKVVQHVAGGGNDADSSSDLSETDEFEAEESARRRRRNSALLPRPASLNAFDIISFSPGFDLSGLFEEKGDEARFVSGAPVSKIISKLEEIAQLVSFTVRKKDCRVSLEGSREGVKGPLTIAAEIFELTPSLVVVEVKKKGGDREEYERFCNTELKPGLQNLTVEDESQPQSHSETATASSSPLPSPTDELSQLRTLSDSAIHLPSELESLNLDT, encoded by the coding sequence ATGGCTGAGGCAGTGGTGGTTCCCAACAAGAACAAGGAGAGCAGCCTCCTCCTGGGCCGCTTCGAGATAGGAAAGCTCCTGGGCCACGGAACCTTCGCGAAGGTGTACCACGCGCGCAACATCAAGACCGGTGAGGGCGTCGCCATCAAGGTCATCGACAAGGAGAAGATCCTCAAGAGCGGCCTCGTCTCCCACATCAAGCGCGAGATCTCCATCCTCCGCCGCGTCCGCCACCCTAACATCGTCCAGCTCTTCGAAGTCATGGCCACCAAATCCAAGATCTACTTCGTCATGGAGTACGTCCGCGGCGGCGAGCTCTTCAACAAGGTCGCCAAAGGCCGCCTCAAGGAAGACCTCACTCGAAAGTATTTCCAGCAACTCATCTCCGCCGTCTCCTTCTGCCACAACAGAGGCGTCTTCCACCGCGACCTCAAACCGGAGAATCTCTTGCTGGACGAGAACGGCGACCTTAAGGTCTCCGATTTCGGCCTGAGCGCCGTTTCTGATCAGATTAGGCAGGATGGCTTGTTCCACACCTTTTGCGGAACCCCTGCTTACGTGGCACCTGAGGTTCTTGCGAGGAAGGGTTACGACGCAGCGAAGGTTGATATCTGGTCTTGTGGCGTCGTTTTGTTCGTTCTGATGGCTGGCTATTTACCTTTCCATGATCGCAACGTTATGGCTATGTATAAGAAGATCTACAAGGGCGAGTTTCGCTGTCCTAGGTGGTTTTCCCCCGAATTGTCCAGGCTTGTTGCTAAGCTTCTTGATACTAATCCTGACAGGAGGATTTCCATTCCCGACATCATGGAGAATCGCTGGTTCAAGAAAGGCTTTAAGCAGATTAAGTTCCATATTGAGGATGACAATAAGGTTGTTCAGCACGTTGCTGGTGGTGGTAATGATGCTGATTCTTCATCTGATTTGTCAGAAACAGATGAGTTTGAGGCCGAGGAAAGTgccaggaggaggaggaggaacagcgCTTTGTTGCCGCGGCCGGCGAGTTTGAATGCGTTTGATATCATATCGTTTTCTCCTGGTTTTGATCTCTCTGGCTTGTTTGAGGAGAAGGGTGACGAGGCGAGGTTTGTTTCCGGTGCGCCGGTTTCCAAGATCATATCGAAATTGGAGGAAATTGCTCAGTTGGTGAGCTTCACGGTGAGGAAGAAGGACTGCAGGGTAAGTTTGGAAGGTTCCAGAGAAGGCGTGAAGGGGCCACTTACCATTGCTGCTGAGATTTTTGAGTTGACGCCTTCTTTGGTTGTGGTGGaggtgaagaagaaaggaggggaTAGAGAGGAGTATGAGAGGTTCTGCAACACTGAATTGAAGCCAGGGTTGCAGAATTTGACGGTTGAGGACGAATCCCAACCTCAGTCTCACTCAGAAACTGCAACTGCATCTTCTTCGCCATTACCTTCACCCACTGATGAACTCTCTCAACTGCGTACGCTTTCTGACTCTGCAATCCACTTACCTTCTGAACTTGAATCTTTGAACCTAGATACATGA
- the LOC112792721 gene encoding calmodulin-binding receptor kinase CaMRLK, translating into MFSPLPPATVTTTLELMKPLYRFLIVAMALFSVVESSKSISSCNTGRSSVEQRLVAKAFKSVSGFNSSSSWFRKGVLLSNCSSQSHVISINLPSKNLSGTISWGYLINISNLQLLDLSGNSLQGRVPTWLWSTSSLRHLNLSNNRFGGSVVFSTTAFIQMLNLSHNRFTNWVVQHHQYQRYSSFFPNLKILDLSHNHLRTPLPSGFTNLTNLQYLDLSNNNLTGTFPSDFPPLNNLHFLNISFNRFNSTVSLNKFNKFGKAAFIHAGKNFTYTAITPIHSNNHSATTTPASQAIHTRYKHKHKHKTHIIIAVSCASSLAVIFIIWALLRVARKKKKERCKIKKWAISKAEDMMSGVTVEKSGPFEFETESGSTWVADLKEPCSAAVVMFEKPLMSLTFRDLIAATSHFGKESLLAEGRCGPLYRAVLPGDLHVAIKVLEYARDVDPRDSIAMFVDLSKLKHPNLLPLSGYCIAGKEKLVLYEFMANGDLGRWLHELPTGDTNVEDWTRDTWEIQNGVVEGSSEKMGWLTRHRIAVGIARGLAYLHHAGSKPVVHGHLVTSNILLADDFEPRISDFGLRGEPNPNCGTEGDVYCFGMVLMEMLTGKTGSEETVSAVRKAVREGEGVRVLEERLRVGGEWESEMVESLRVAYLCTAESPSKRPTMRQVLGLLKDISPNQPLTPS; encoded by the exons ATGTTCTCTCCTCTCCCACCTGCCACGGTAACAACAACACTAGAACTCATGAAGCCCCTCTACAGATTCTTAATAGTAGCCATGGCGCTGTTTTCTGTGGTGGAATCTTCCAAATCTATATCTTCATGCAACACTGGCAGAAGTAGCGTAGAGCAGAGGCTGGTAGCAAAGGCTTTCAAGTCTGTATCTGGCTTCAACTCTTCGTCCTCCTGGTTCCGAAAAGGAGTATTACTTTCCAACTGTTCATCCCAATCTCATGTCATCAGCATAAACCTTCCATCCAAGAATCTCAGCGGAACCATCTCCTGGGGTTATCTCATCAACATCTCAAACCTCCAGCTTCTTGATCTCTCAGGGAATTCCTTACAAGGCCGTGTCCCAACTTGGTTATGGTCAACCTCATCCTTACGTCACCTAAACCTCTCCAACAACAGGTTTGGAGGTAGCGTCGTCTTCAGTACCACCGCCTTCATTCAAATGCTCAACCTCTCCCACAACAGGTTCACCAATTGGGTGGTCCAACACCACCAATATCAACGCTACTCTTCCTTCTTCCCAAACCTTAAAATCCTTGACCTCTCTCACAACCACTTAAGGACACCCCTCCCTTCAGGCTTCACCAACCTCACCAACCTTCAATACCTTGACTTATCAAACAACAACCTCACCGGAACTTTCCCTTCCGATTTTCCTCCACTCAACAACCTCCACTTCCTAAACATCTCCTTCAACCGCTTCAACTCAACCGTTAGCCTCAACAAGTTCAACAAATTCGGCAAAGCCGCCTTTATCCACGCTGGCAAGAATTTCACCTACACCGCCATTACTCCAATTCACAGCAACAACCATTCCGCAACTACCACCCCAGCCTCACAAGCCATTCACACAAGatacaaacacaaacacaaacacaagaCACACATTATTATCGCGGTTTCGTGTGCTTCTTCGTTAGCGGTTATTTTTATCATTTGGGCGCTACTACGCGTTgctaggaagaagaagaaagagcgtTGCAAGATTAAGAAATGGGCAATATCGAAAGCGGAGGACATGATGAGCGGCGTGACGGTGGAGAAATCAGGGCCGTTCGAGTTCGAGACTGAGTCAGGGTCCACGTGGGTGGCTGATCTGAAGGAACCATGTTCTGCGGCCGTGGTGATGTTCGAGAAGCCGTTGATGAGCCTGACCTTCAGGGACCTCATCGCTGCCACGTCACACTTCGGGAAGGAGTCACTCCTAGCGGAAGGCAGGTGTGGACCCCTCTACAGGGCTGTACTCCCCGGCGATCTCCACGTGGCAATCAAGGTACTGGAATACGCCAGGGACGTTGATCCTCGTGACTCCATTGCAATGTTCGTTGACCTCTCAAAGCTCAAGCACCCAAATTTGTTGCCCCTCTCTGGTTACTGCATTGCAG GTAAGGAGAAGCTGGTACTGTACGAGTTTATGGCAAACGGCGATTTGGGGAGGTGGCTACACGAGCTTCCAACGGGGGACACCAACGTGGAGGACTGGACACGCGACACGTGGGAGATTCAAAACGGCGTCGTTGAGGGGTCATCAGAGAAAATGGGGTGGCTAACACGTCACCGTATTGCGGTTGGGATAGCGCGTGGACTAGCTTACCTTCACCACGCGGGTTCCAAACCCGTCGTGCACGGCCACCTCGTTACCTCCAACATTCTACTCGCCGACGACTTCGAGCCACGAATATCGGATTTCGGGCTGCGGGGAGAACCGAATCCGAATTGCGGGACGGAGGGTGACGTGTACTGCTTCGGGATGGTGCTGATGGAGATGTTGACAGGGAAGACAGGGTCGGAGGAAACGGTGAGCGCGGTGAGGAAGGCGGTGAGGGAAGGGGAGGGGGTTAGGGTTCTGGAGGAGAGGCTGCGAGTGGGCGGTGAGTGGGAGAGTGAGATGGTGGAGAGCCTCCGAGTGGCGTACCTTTGCACAGCTGAGTCGCCTTCCAAGAGGCCCACTATGAGGCAGGTTTTGGGCTTGCTCAAAGACATTAGTCCAAACCAACCACTCACCCCGAGTTGA